One window from the genome of Bacillus weihaiensis encodes:
- the cysK gene encoding cysteine synthase A, with amino-acid sequence MKVVNNIADLIGHTPLVKLNRMNPNDGAQIYVKLEFMNPSGSVKDRAAYNMIVEAERQGLLKPHSTIIEPTSGNTGIGLAMNAAARGYKAILVMPDNATQERINLLKAYGAEVVLTPSEEKMPGSIRKAEQLAKTIPNSFMPMQFDNGANPDAHRHTTAKEIIEAMEEIGKPLSAFVATAGTGGTITGTGETLKEYYKDLTVHVVEPAGSPVLSGGKPGMHKLVGTSPGFIPSILNQKVYDEIFRIQDEQAYEITRKLAREEGILVGPSSGAACYAAIEVAKRLTPEDVVVCITCDTGERYLSSDVFAFD; translated from the coding sequence ATGAAAGTAGTCAATAATATCGCTGATCTAATTGGACATACTCCGTTAGTTAAGTTAAATCGAATGAACCCAAATGATGGGGCTCAAATATATGTAAAGCTAGAATTCATGAATCCAAGTGGAAGTGTAAAAGATCGTGCTGCTTACAATATGATAGTAGAAGCAGAAAGACAAGGACTGTTAAAGCCACATTCTACCATTATTGAGCCCACAAGCGGTAATACAGGTATCGGACTTGCAATGAATGCAGCCGCTCGCGGGTATAAAGCCATTCTTGTCATGCCAGACAATGCGACACAAGAGCGAATCAACCTATTAAAAGCATATGGAGCAGAAGTGGTTTTAACTCCTAGTGAAGAAAAAATGCCAGGTTCCATTCGAAAAGCTGAACAATTAGCTAAAACGATTCCTAATTCATTCATGCCCATGCAGTTTGATAATGGGGCAAATCCGGATGCTCATCGCCATACTACAGCTAAAGAAATCATCGAAGCAATGGAGGAAATAGGAAAGCCGTTATCCGCTTTTGTGGCAACAGCTGGTACAGGCGGTACAATTACTGGTACAGGTGAAACATTGAAAGAATACTATAAGGATCTAACCGTACATGTTGTTGAGCCAGCAGGATCTCCCGTTCTTTCCGGTGGAAAACCAGGTATGCACAAGCTTGTAGGAACGAGCCCAGGTTTTATTCCATCTATTTTAAACCAAAAGGTGTATGATGAAATCTTTAGAATTCAGGATGAACAAGCATATGAAATAACAAGAAAGCTCGCTCGTGAGGAAGGAATATTAGTAGGACCTTCATCTGGTGCGGCTTGCTATGCAGCTATTGAAGTAGCAAAACGTTTAACACCTGAAGATGTCGTGGTCTGTATTACTTGTGATACAGGTGAACGCTACCTATCAAGTGATGTGTTTGCATTTGATTGA
- the thpR gene encoding RNA 2',3'-cyclic phosphodiesterase, with protein sequence MQVHHYFLAIPIHQTQGSSIQKWLDVNKDQLPFQKWVYPEDYHVTLAFLGDVETERKKVQLQHAVKTVASQMPSFSLSLKGIGIFGQESSPRIFWASMNESGALHHLQKNIYQACVDTNFKLDKKPFHPHITLARKWAGHHPYSKGKDYDLAFQEVDPVVVDRIHLYETHLDQRPKYKIVETFSLHAHTLEG encoded by the coding sequence ATGCAAGTTCACCATTATTTTCTTGCCATTCCTATCCACCAAACTCAAGGTTCATCGATACAGAAGTGGTTAGATGTAAATAAAGATCAACTTCCTTTTCAAAAATGGGTCTATCCAGAAGATTATCATGTCACATTGGCTTTTTTAGGAGATGTTGAAACTGAAAGGAAAAAGGTGCAGCTTCAACATGCTGTCAAAACGGTTGCTTCTCAAATGCCTTCCTTTTCTCTTTCATTAAAGGGAATTGGTATTTTTGGTCAAGAGAGTTCACCGAGGATTTTTTGGGCTTCAATGAATGAGTCTGGAGCTCTTCATCATTTACAGAAAAACATCTATCAAGCTTGTGTTGATACCAATTTTAAGTTGGATAAGAAGCCTTTTCACCCTCATATAACCTTAGCAAGGAAATGGGCTGGACACCATCCATATTCGAAGGGAAAAGACTACGATCTGGCTTTTCAAGAGGTCGATCCTGTTGTAGTTGATCGGATTCATCTTTATGAAACCCATTTAGATCAAAGACCTAAATATAAGATTGTTGAGACGTTTTCTTTGCATGCTCATACACTGGAGGGATAG
- a CDS encoding CidA/LrgA family protein: MDFLRIILHIFIFYSIYLLGGYIQQLVGLSIPGSIIGMLLLFASLQLKLVKRKWFSLGSSFLLKHLPVFFLPATVGVMEYLPLFKGWGLMSIFVTLISTIIVMYSSAKISDLLLARSNRVDRDHQKEISL, translated from the coding sequence GTGGATTTTCTTCGAATAATACTACACATTTTTATTTTTTACTCGATATATCTCTTAGGTGGATACATTCAACAGCTAGTAGGACTGTCAATCCCAGGTAGTATAATTGGTATGCTCCTGTTATTTGCTTCACTTCAATTGAAACTCGTAAAAAGAAAATGGTTTTCGCTTGGGAGCTCCTTCTTATTGAAACATTTACCAGTCTTTTTTCTTCCAGCAACTGTAGGGGTAATGGAATACTTACCTTTGTTCAAAGGATGGGGATTGATGTCTATATTTGTAACATTAATTAGTACCATCATTGTTATGTATTCTTCAGCAAAAATTAGTGACTTATTGCTAGCGAGGAGTAATCGTGTAGATAGGGATCATCAAAAGGAGATTTCATTATGA
- a CDS encoding LrgB family protein, translated as MSLLLAGVSISLTLGIYYLMKKIYMKIHHPLLVPIFTTSIILVVLLLLLQVPYEIYMVGGRWIDELLGPAVVALAIPLYDNRKMIKKNVVSIFISIFSGSIIGILSGVLLSVIIGLDDNLIASIAPKSVTTPIAMEISELLGGTPAIAAVYVMVAGISGTIFGPYLMRKATIHHPISIGIGFGTASHGIGTAKALELGTVEGALSSISLTLSAIFTSLLCPIIMTFL; from the coding sequence ATGAGTTTGTTACTAGCAGGGGTATCTATTTCGCTCACGTTAGGTATTTACTATCTTATGAAAAAAATATATATGAAGATTCATCATCCATTGCTTGTCCCGATTTTTACGACTAGTATCATACTAGTGGTGCTTTTACTTCTTCTACAAGTACCATATGAAATATACATGGTAGGTGGAAGATGGATCGATGAGTTATTAGGACCAGCTGTTGTAGCATTGGCCATTCCCTTATATGACAACCGAAAGATGATAAAAAAGAATGTAGTCAGTATTTTTATAAGTATATTCTCTGGTTCAATAATCGGCATATTGTCAGGAGTGTTGTTAAGCGTAATAATTGGTTTAGATGACAATTTGATTGCTTCGATAGCGCCTAAATCTGTTACAACTCCAATTGCAATGGAGATAAGTGAATTATTAGGCGGGACACCAGCTATTGCAGCAGTATATGTCATGGTTGCAGGAATTTCTGGCACGATCTTTGGACCGTATTTAATGAGAAAAGCTACTATACATCACCCAATTTCTATCGGAATTGGTTTTGGTACAGCTTCTCATGGAATTGGGACGGCAAAAGCATTGGAATTGGGGACTGTTGAAGGGGCGCTAAGCTCTATTTCCTTAACGTTAAGTGCGATCTTTACAAGCTTACTTTGTCCAATTATTATGACCTTCCTATAG
- a CDS encoding NERD domain-containing protein, whose protein sequence is MAQLIKLFDYISRYEVDPYRYPSQFIRLKRQQWDKVSNAWENNRFHTVMKISEVHPEMEVELEKQPFLHKVKKRFAKQELKKQDVKPLINEMATQDEELQFQFTTVPKTMDDLKHLFLDYIFKFQVRWASSTLREKSAVDQKVYRDQLLPYFMKRLPDHYLLMYRPIFKLKNAPVELEMILIGTTEVYCLSFVENLDNTVFTGSKEKFWVARRGEDERKLLNPLISLNRTGTVVQKLLSTQEIDLPVKKLIISRNGYIDYPFVPYDITIYDKRSYEEWFQRLRQSSAPLKHAQLKAAQVLLSHCLTNSYYRTEWNETFDEE, encoded by the coding sequence TTGGCGCAATTAATAAAACTATTTGATTATATTTCTCGTTATGAAGTTGATCCATACCGTTATCCTAGTCAATTTATTCGATTAAAACGACAGCAATGGGACAAGGTATCAAATGCTTGGGAAAATAATAGGTTTCACACGGTGATGAAGATAAGTGAAGTTCATCCTGAAATGGAGGTGGAGCTTGAAAAACAGCCATTCTTACATAAAGTGAAAAAACGTTTTGCTAAACAGGAACTAAAAAAACAAGATGTGAAACCACTTATAAATGAAATGGCTACACAAGATGAAGAGCTCCAGTTTCAATTTACAACGGTTCCTAAAACAATGGATGATCTAAAGCATTTATTTTTAGATTATATTTTTAAGTTTCAGGTGAGATGGGCAAGCTCCACACTTAGAGAAAAATCGGCAGTAGATCAAAAGGTCTATAGAGATCAATTACTTCCTTATTTTATGAAAAGATTGCCAGATCATTATTTACTAATGTATCGACCAATTTTTAAATTAAAAAATGCCCCTGTGGAATTAGAAATGATCCTAATTGGAACAACGGAAGTGTATTGTCTGTCTTTTGTTGAAAACTTAGATAATACTGTGTTTACTGGTTCGAAAGAAAAGTTTTGGGTAGCACGTCGAGGAGAGGATGAACGAAAACTATTAAATCCTCTCATTAGCTTAAATAGAACGGGTACTGTTGTGCAAAAGCTCCTCTCGACACAGGAGATAGACTTACCAGTGAAAAAATTGATTATCAGTCGAAATGGATATATTGACTATCCATTTGTTCCATATGATATTACAATCTATGATAAGCGTTCATATGAAGAGTGGTTCCAGCGATTAAGGCAGTCTTCGGCTCCACTAAAGCATGCGCAATTAAAAGCAGCTCAGGTACTTTTATCACATTGTTTAACGAACTCCTATTATCGAACGGAATGGAACGAAACCTTTGATGAAGAGTAG
- a CDS encoding diacylglycerol/lipid kinase family protein has product MMKGLFFIINPVAGDGKSLRAWKKMKKELEAKQISYRSFFTNHPGHAEILARQIATIQDYRLKTIIGVGGDGTLNEMINGLQSFQEVRIGFIYSGSGNDSKKRVLPTNPVKALRILLKKVNKPFEEMDVGELHFDGKGVSRSFVNQMGVGLLAEVYYMKERIYASTHHPLIKRVMFMTSFIKVLGSYKPFSLTLDVDGITASYENVWFLSIANLPKRQGNLLISPKASARDGKLNLMVLANLSRVKLILLFLTGKIMRKQREESVNELVAERVKVKTDTSLFVYADGDIMDDGSFRVHVKASSASYIA; this is encoded by the coding sequence ATGATGAAAGGATTATTTTTTATCATTAACCCTGTAGCAGGGGATGGAAAGTCGTTAAGAGCGTGGAAAAAAATGAAAAAAGAGCTTGAAGCAAAACAAATTTCATACCGATCCTTCTTTACAAATCATCCAGGTCATGCTGAGATTTTAGCGAGACAAATAGCAACAATTCAAGATTATCGATTAAAGACCATTATCGGAGTTGGTGGGGATGGTACTCTTAATGAAATGATTAATGGTTTACAATCATTCCAAGAAGTTCGTATTGGGTTTATCTATTCAGGAAGTGGCAATGATTCTAAAAAGAGAGTTTTACCTACTAATCCTGTAAAAGCTTTGAGAATTTTGCTTAAAAAGGTAAACAAGCCTTTTGAGGAGATGGATGTGGGTGAACTACATTTTGATGGGAAGGGTGTTAGTAGGTCCTTCGTTAATCAGATGGGTGTTGGATTATTAGCTGAAGTATATTACATGAAAGAAAGAATATATGCTAGTACTCATCATCCGCTGATTAAGCGTGTGATGTTTATGACAAGTTTTATTAAGGTATTAGGAAGTTACAAACCGTTCTCCCTTACACTTGATGTTGATGGAATCACAGCTTCGTATGAAAATGTTTGGTTTCTGTCTATTGCAAATTTGCCGAAAAGGCAAGGTAATCTTTTGATTTCTCCAAAAGCAAGTGCAAGGGATGGTAAATTAAATCTAATGGTCCTTGCCAACCTTAGTCGTGTAAAGCTTATTCTTCTTTTTCTTACTGGTAAAATCATGAGGAAACAAAGAGAAGAATCTGTGAATGAATTAGTTGCCGAACGTGTAAAGGTGAAAACAGATACTAGCCTTTTTGTTTATGCTGATGGTGATATTATGGATGATGGTTCTTTTCGTGTACATGTAAAAGCTTCATCTGCTTCCTATATTGCATAA
- the pulA gene encoding type I pullulanase — MVGIRRVYDAFLDKFDEITILVPTELDSDTKSFSILLKEETCPLVVDDKFLLDGFVKYVCKFDFDLPFGKTHLIVDDAGNQTDLQIGAIIRTVPFDQTFSYDGDDLGASYSKDKTLFKVWAPTATECKLKLYNPKSMIHESFEMTRGNKGTWQYCAQDNLDGYYYTFLVCINLDWKECVDPYAKAIAANGEYGVVIDQEKTQVPKLSVPMLKSKTEAIIYECHIRDFSIDEESGMVNKAKYEAWLEENTTNRNGDSTGLLYLKELGITHVELLPINDFEEVDDLNPLEAYNWGYNPRHFFAPEGSYSKDPQDPYVRILELKKLIQKLHECGLKVIIDVVYNHVYSKENSSFEHLLPGYFFRHDENGFASNGTGVGNDLASERAMVRKFILDCASYWLEEYDVDGFRFDLMGILDVETMSLLQKNIHQLKPDAFILGEGWDLNTPLAREQKAITENAHTLPKISFFNDQFRDVIKGSTFNMNEHGYVYSSLEKVDQLTQLVSGSGHKFYHPDQSINYVESHDNHTMWDRFHLVAPDESDEIRQARHRFATSLVILSQGVPFLHAGQEFFRSKKGVENSYNSPDDINKMQWQARTVHKDNVEYVKGLIQLRKLHGAFRLPTKELINQHLIFQEGSMDHVVSYQLNEVGHLGPWNSILVVHYNQYNQEVDFYFPDEDVWHELVNPQLVELNDPERRKNTLKLSDIGTYVFCKN; from the coding sequence ATGGTTGGAATAAGAAGGGTATATGATGCCTTCTTAGATAAATTTGATGAAATAACAATTTTAGTCCCAACAGAACTAGACAGCGATACAAAAAGCTTTTCCATTCTACTTAAGGAAGAAACTTGCCCATTGGTCGTGGATGATAAGTTCTTACTAGACGGATTTGTGAAATATGTTTGTAAATTTGATTTTGATCTACCTTTTGGGAAAACTCATCTGATTGTTGATGACGCTGGTAATCAAACAGATCTGCAAATTGGGGCCATTATTAGGACTGTACCTTTTGATCAGACTTTTTCATACGATGGAGATGATTTAGGTGCTTCTTACTCTAAAGATAAGACGCTCTTTAAAGTATGGGCGCCAACAGCAACCGAATGTAAGCTTAAGCTGTATAATCCTAAGAGTATGATTCATGAATCCTTTGAGATGACGAGGGGGAACAAAGGCACATGGCAATACTGTGCACAAGACAATCTTGATGGCTATTATTATACATTTCTCGTCTGTATTAATTTAGATTGGAAGGAATGTGTCGATCCTTATGCCAAAGCTATAGCCGCCAATGGTGAATATGGCGTTGTGATAGATCAAGAAAAAACACAGGTTCCTAAACTGTCCGTTCCAATGCTCAAGTCAAAAACAGAGGCCATTATTTATGAGTGCCATATTAGAGACTTTTCGATTGATGAAGAAAGTGGAATGGTAAATAAAGCAAAATATGAAGCCTGGTTAGAAGAGAATACAACAAATAGGAACGGAGATTCAACAGGATTACTTTATTTAAAAGAATTAGGGATCACTCATGTTGAGCTTCTACCAATCAATGATTTTGAAGAAGTCGATGATCTGAATCCCCTTGAAGCCTATAATTGGGGGTACAATCCCCGCCATTTCTTTGCACCTGAGGGAAGCTATTCGAAGGATCCTCAAGATCCTTATGTGCGAATACTTGAATTGAAAAAGCTAATTCAAAAATTACATGAATGTGGTCTGAAGGTCATTATCGATGTGGTGTATAATCATGTTTATTCTAAAGAAAATTCTTCATTTGAGCATTTACTACCTGGATACTTTTTTAGACATGATGAGAATGGATTTGCATCAAATGGAACGGGTGTTGGTAATGATTTAGCATCTGAGCGTGCGATGGTGCGAAAATTTATTCTTGATTGTGCTAGCTATTGGTTGGAAGAATATGATGTAGATGGATTTAGATTTGATTTAATGGGAATTTTAGATGTTGAGACCATGTCACTCTTGCAAAAAAACATCCATCAGCTGAAGCCAGACGCATTTATATTAGGTGAAGGGTGGGATTTAAATACTCCTCTAGCTCGTGAGCAAAAAGCAATAACCGAAAATGCCCACACATTGCCGAAGATCAGCTTCTTTAATGATCAGTTTCGTGATGTTATCAAAGGAAGCACATTTAATATGAATGAACATGGGTATGTCTATTCTTCGTTAGAGAAGGTAGACCAGCTTACACAACTAGTTAGCGGATCAGGTCACAAGTTCTACCACCCTGATCAATCTATTAATTATGTAGAATCTCATGATAATCACACAATGTGGGATCGTTTTCACCTAGTAGCTCCAGATGAGTCGGACGAAATTAGACAGGCGAGACATCGCTTTGCAACGAGTCTTGTTATTCTTTCACAGGGAGTTCCTTTTCTACACGCTGGGCAGGAGTTTTTCCGTTCAAAGAAGGGTGTGGAAAATAGTTATAACTCTCCAGATGATATAAATAAAATGCAGTGGCAAGCCAGAACTGTTCATAAAGATAATGTAGAGTATGTAAAAGGGCTCATTCAACTGAGAAAATTACATGGAGCCTTTCGCTTGCCTACAAAAGAGCTTATTAATCAACATCTTATTTTTCAAGAAGGATCTATGGATCATGTTGTTAGCTACCAATTAAATGAGGTTGGACATTTAGGACCATGGAATTCCATTCTTGTTGTTCACTATAATCAATACAATCAAGAAGTTGATTTCTATTTCCCGGATGAAGATGTATGGCATGAATTGGTTAATCCCCAGTTAGTGGAACTAAATGACCCGGAAAGAAGAAAAAACACACTAAAATTAAGTGATATAGGAACGTATGTTTTTTGTAAAAACTAG
- a CDS encoding phosphotransferase family protein, translating to MNWLEHVLGSEWKITPAGGATGDAYFATKDGQELFLKRNSSPFLAVLSAEGIVPKLIWTKRMENGDVITAQHRLVGRELKPRDMNGQHVAELLRKIHRSKELLDMLKRLGKQPLTPNSIIEDIKQAVVFEKINVPQINQAIDLLIKQLPEVQCNEQVVCHCDVNHNNWLLSKDDQLYLIDWDGAMIADPAIDIGILLYWYIEEADWESWLDNYGLELNHHLHTRIYWYVLLQALTSYLWYHAKENQKEMNNWLEHIAIMLEKICHD from the coding sequence GTGAACTGGTTGGAACATGTATTAGGTAGTGAGTGGAAAATAACCCCTGCAGGTGGAGCGACGGGTGATGCTTATTTTGCAACGAAAGATGGGCAGGAGCTTTTTTTAAAGCGTAACAGTTCGCCTTTTTTAGCTGTGCTCTCGGCAGAAGGGATAGTACCGAAGCTTATATGGACTAAGAGGATGGAGAACGGGGATGTTATTACAGCTCAGCATCGCTTAGTTGGTCGCGAATTAAAGCCAAGGGACATGAATGGTCAACATGTAGCTGAGTTACTTAGAAAAATCCACCGTTCAAAAGAGCTATTGGACATGCTAAAGCGATTAGGAAAGCAACCGCTCACTCCTAACTCCATCATTGAAGATATAAAGCAAGCAGTTGTGTTTGAAAAAATTAATGTGCCTCAAATTAACCAAGCCATTGACTTATTGATTAAGCAACTACCAGAAGTTCAATGTAATGAACAGGTTGTTTGTCATTGTGACGTAAACCATAATAATTGGTTGCTTTCAAAAGATGATCAACTGTATTTAATTGACTGGGATGGAGCAATGATTGCTGATCCTGCCATTGATATAGGTATTTTGTTATATTGGTATATTGAAGAAGCAGATTGGGAATCATGGCTTGATAATTATGGACTAGAGCTTAACCATCATTTACATACTAGAATTTATTGGTATGTTCTATTACAGGCTTTAACCTCTTATTTATGGTATCACGCGAAAGAGAACCAAAAAGAAATGAACAATTGGCTTGAACATATTGCCATTATGCTCGAGAAAATTTGTCATGATTAA
- a CDS encoding YtzH-like family protein yields MPIQYQDQLNLLKDILTEHQADCCGTVAECEQLERVIKSLMMNDQANQNIKDVLQNVYSYSQAGVNTKELNEHIQAHQHQLTNWIDEINTFS; encoded by the coding sequence TTGCCTATACAATACCAAGACCAGCTTAATTTACTCAAAGACATCCTAACAGAGCACCAAGCCGACTGCTGTGGGACTGTAGCCGAATGTGAACAGCTTGAACGTGTGATAAAATCGTTAATGATGAATGATCAAGCAAACCAAAACATAAAAGATGTTCTGCAGAATGTTTATTCTTATAGTCAAGCAGGAGTAAACACAAAAGAATTAAATGAACATATTCAAGCTCATCAACACCAATTAACGAATTGGATAGACGAAATCAACACATTCAGTTAA
- the trmB gene encoding tRNA (guanosine(46)-N7)-methyltransferase TrmB → MRLRHKPWASDFIAEHSQYAISNPEEYKGKWNEVFGNQNPIHIEVGTGKGQFLAGMAQQNPDINYLGIELFDSVIVAAIQKAVDLELPNFKLLNVNANDLTNYFDHNEIERVYLNFSDPWPKVRHAKRRLTYKSFLSLYETILVKGGEIHFKTDNQGLFEYSLISFSEYGLQLKFLSLDLHASNYEGNIMTEYEEKFSGKGQRIYRVEAKYMNEEK, encoded by the coding sequence ATGCGTTTACGTCATAAACCTTGGGCAAGTGATTTTATTGCTGAACATTCTCAATATGCTATTAGTAATCCTGAAGAGTATAAAGGGAAGTGGAATGAAGTATTTGGAAATCAAAACCCCATTCATATTGAAGTTGGAACAGGTAAAGGTCAATTTTTAGCTGGTATGGCTCAACAAAATCCGGATATAAATTATTTAGGCATTGAGCTTTTTGATAGTGTGATAGTAGCCGCTATTCAAAAGGCAGTGGATTTAGAGCTGCCTAATTTTAAACTGTTAAATGTAAATGCAAATGATTTAACAAACTATTTCGATCATAATGAAATAGAAAGAGTATATTTGAATTTTTCAGACCCTTGGCCAAAAGTGAGACATGCCAAAAGACGTTTAACATATAAAAGCTTTTTATCATTATATGAAACCATCTTAGTTAAAGGTGGAGAAATCCATTTTAAAACAGATAATCAAGGGCTATTTGAATATTCCTTAATTAGTTTCTCTGAATATGGGCTACAATTAAAGTTCTTGAGTCTTGATCTTCATGCTAGTAATTATGAAGGAAATATAATGACAGAATATGAAGAGAAATTTTCAGGTAAAGGGCAACGAATTTATAGAGTTGAAGCCAAGTATATGAATGAAGAGAAATAG
- a CDS encoding YtnP family quorum-quenching lactonase, with product METLEIGQIKITWLNGGVTYLDGGAMFGVVPKPLWSKRYPVNEKNQIELRTDPLLIQKDGINVLVEAGIGKGKLSEKQLRNYGVKEESKVEESLQTLGLTPEDIDYILMTHMHFDHACGLTKWNEEQELVSVFPHAKILTSSIEWNEMRHPNIRSKNTYWKENWEAIVHQVETFEKSFSLVAGIEMHHTGGHSDGHSIIVLKDQGEVLIHMADLMPTHAHKNPLWVLAYDDYPMTSIDRKSNWLEFGERQNAWYSFYHDAFYRAVKWNSTGEIIDEIKRQRTTSN from the coding sequence ATGGAAACATTGGAAATAGGTCAAATAAAGATAACATGGTTAAACGGGGGAGTAACCTATCTTGATGGTGGTGCAATGTTTGGTGTTGTCCCAAAGCCACTATGGTCTAAACGCTATCCTGTGAACGAGAAAAATCAGATAGAGCTAAGAACTGATCCTTTACTTATCCAGAAGGATGGAATTAATGTTTTAGTGGAGGCAGGGATTGGCAAAGGTAAATTAAGCGAGAAACAATTGAGAAACTATGGAGTAAAAGAAGAGTCTAAAGTCGAAGAATCATTACAAACTCTTGGTTTAACACCTGAAGATATTGACTATATCCTTATGACACATATGCATTTTGATCATGCCTGTGGGTTAACGAAATGGAATGAAGAGCAAGAATTAGTTTCGGTTTTTCCCCATGCAAAAATCCTGACATCCTCTATTGAATGGAATGAAATGAGACATCCAAATATTCGATCGAAAAATACATATTGGAAAGAAAATTGGGAAGCTATTGTCCATCAAGTTGAAACCTTTGAAAAATCCTTCTCACTAGTAGCTGGGATTGAGATGCACCACACGGGTGGTCATAGTGATGGTCACAGTATTATTGTCTTAAAAGATCAAGGAGAAGTACTCATTCATATGGCAGATTTAATGCCAACACATGCACATAAAAACCCTTTATGGGTTCTAGCTTATGATGATTATCCAATGACATCAATTGATCGTAAAAGCAATTGGTTAGAGTTCGGAGAAAGGCAAAATGCTTGGTATTCCTTTTATCATGATGCATTTTATCGAGCAGTGAAATGGAATTCTACAGGGGAAATAATCGATGAAATAAAAAGACAAAGAACTACATCTAATTAG
- a CDS encoding PepSY domain-containing protein — protein MKGKYFLLGLSLGIAGTYLLNNQVKPAKIPSDKALEIVKKAFKEKGPIDGSWIYTVPETFANDYVSYEVYKAGVSRTVDEVLEQYEAFIDIHSGTIVHVEKLS, from the coding sequence ATGAAAGGTAAGTATTTCTTATTAGGCTTAAGCTTAGGAATTGCAGGTACATACTTGCTTAACAATCAAGTGAAACCAGCAAAGATTCCCTCTGACAAAGCCTTAGAAATCGTCAAAAAAGCTTTTAAAGAAAAAGGCCCTATTGATGGATCTTGGATTTACACTGTTCCTGAAACATTTGCAAATGACTATGTAAGCTATGAAGTATACAAAGCTGGAGTTTCGAGAACGGTTGATGAAGTACTCGAGCAATATGAAGCCTTTATTGACATTCACTCAGGTACCATTGTTCATGTAGAGAAACTATCTTAG